A stretch of the Actinoalloteichus fjordicus genome encodes the following:
- a CDS encoding helix-turn-helix domain-containing protein, translated as MPNAGASAAGRPAVFGDLLISRRRAAQLTQEELAARSGLSVRAISDMERGRALGPQRRTVAALTDALELDPAAARELEAAAKAGRHRSSGAATTGSATAGAAVSAGAEGPATTAPPTGRSRRTSGASADDTAGQQSTVPLQTTEGRFRCDLPPEVGDLTERGTELRRLRRLAAATAAETHRGATIVVLFGAPGVGKTTLAVRAGHELAEEFPDARFFVNMRGMDAERLTPGQALGRLLLALGVEQARIPDDTDDRAGLYRSLLHDRRVLLVLDNVGDEAQIRPLLPSGPGCMVLLTSRRVLSGLESVHRLLLDVLSPSGAVELLESIIGPERAAREPAATTRVAQLSGCLPLALRIAGNRLASRPRWSVGYLVSALSDQRRRLTALTAGDLQVRAAFEVSYRQCHHSVRRVFRRLSLLSGSDFDVDQASVVAETDPDVVEVVLEELVDASLLGTAPVGDRYVLHDLLRLFAGERLAEEEAPGTVGRLAGLVTGWFLHSGVLAGGFFVPEGFDGHPAPKAPQPVAVIHSLDQARNWLDAEQPNWLAALRHATDTGRHAEVLALCRALHWYSDVRSESGLWQEVFARGVTAARALGSRLDEAVQLNYLGWALNRVPGKQNQAYSVHQEALRASRDVGDEREEAWSLQYCGRTRLTADRPMAAVEFFESAMALFRQVNYRLGEHITASFLGLALRRLKRLPEAIRLLHEVTEYFREADDGTQDNSLAVSLMRLGDTLEIAGQFSEAYDAFREAEALSTRLDVPLWAAEAAFGCGRTAAELGEPSAAHRHLVVAASGFAASNDDTSRNQVLRRLATLIETADPPVGWTARQDTLALLDGLDGAAAAELTALISGNRTQAAAPHESADVETGEETAS; from the coding sequence ATGCCGAACGCGGGCGCGTCCGCGGCAGGTCGTCCTGCCGTCTTCGGCGACCTGCTGATCAGTCGTCGCCGCGCCGCACAGCTCACCCAGGAGGAGCTGGCAGCACGCTCGGGGCTGAGTGTCCGCGCGATCAGCGACATGGAACGCGGGCGGGCCCTGGGCCCGCAGCGTCGCACCGTCGCGGCGCTGACCGACGCCCTCGAGCTCGATCCGGCGGCCGCCAGGGAGTTGGAGGCGGCGGCCAAGGCCGGGAGACACCGGTCCTCCGGTGCCGCGACCACCGGCTCGGCGACCGCAGGCGCCGCCGTGTCCGCAGGTGCGGAGGGCCCGGCGACGACGGCTCCGCCGACCGGGCGTTCCCGCCGGACGTCCGGCGCCTCGGCGGACGACACGGCGGGACAGCAGTCGACAGTCCCCCTGCAGACGACCGAAGGCAGGTTCCGCTGTGATCTGCCACCCGAGGTCGGCGACCTGACCGAACGCGGCACCGAACTGCGCAGACTGCGGCGGCTGGCGGCGGCCACCGCCGCGGAGACCCATCGGGGCGCCACGATCGTCGTCCTGTTCGGCGCACCGGGCGTGGGCAAGACGACCCTGGCCGTGCGGGCGGGCCACGAGCTGGCCGAGGAGTTTCCCGACGCCCGCTTCTTCGTGAACATGCGAGGCATGGACGCCGAGCGGCTGACGCCGGGGCAGGCACTGGGCAGGCTTCTGCTGGCGCTCGGCGTGGAGCAGGCCCGGATTCCCGACGACACCGACGATCGGGCGGGTCTCTATCGATCTCTGCTGCACGACCGCCGAGTGCTGCTCGTGCTGGACAACGTCGGCGACGAGGCACAGATCCGGCCGCTGCTGCCCAGCGGCCCCGGCTGCATGGTGCTGCTCACCAGCCGTCGGGTGCTCTCCGGGCTGGAGTCGGTGCACCGGCTGCTCCTCGACGTCCTCTCGCCGTCGGGCGCCGTCGAACTGCTCGAATCGATCATCGGACCGGAGCGGGCCGCACGGGAGCCCGCGGCGACGACCAGGGTCGCGCAGCTGAGCGGCTGCCTGCCGCTGGCGCTGCGGATCGCGGGCAATCGACTGGCCAGCAGGCCGCGATGGAGCGTCGGCTACCTGGTGTCGGCGTTGTCCGATCAACGGCGGCGGCTGACCGCGCTGACGGCCGGGGATCTCCAGGTGCGGGCGGCATTCGAGGTCTCCTATCGGCAGTGTCATCACTCGGTTCGCCGGGTCTTCCGCAGGCTGTCCCTGCTGTCGGGGTCGGACTTCGACGTCGATCAGGCCTCGGTGGTGGCCGAGACCGACCCGGATGTCGTCGAGGTCGTCCTGGAGGAACTGGTCGACGCGAGCCTCCTCGGCACGGCACCGGTCGGCGACCGCTACGTGCTGCACGACCTGCTGCGGCTCTTCGCAGGCGAGCGGCTGGCCGAGGAGGAGGCGCCCGGCACCGTCGGACGGCTGGCGGGGCTGGTCACCGGCTGGTTCCTGCACAGCGGGGTGCTCGCGGGGGGATTCTTCGTCCCGGAGGGTTTCGACGGCCATCCGGCCCCGAAGGCGCCGCAGCCGGTGGCGGTGATCCACAGCCTGGACCAGGCACGGAACTGGCTCGACGCCGAACAGCCCAACTGGCTCGCCGCCCTCCGCCACGCGACCGACACGGGCAGGCACGCCGAGGTACTGGCGTTATGCCGCGCCCTGCACTGGTATTCCGACGTCCGTTCGGAGAGCGGCCTGTGGCAGGAGGTGTTCGCGCGAGGAGTCACGGCGGCCCGTGCGCTGGGCAGCAGGCTGGACGAGGCGGTGCAGCTCAACTACCTGGGCTGGGCGCTCAATCGAGTGCCCGGCAAGCAGAATCAGGCCTACTCCGTGCATCAGGAGGCGTTACGCGCCTCGCGTGACGTCGGCGACGAGCGGGAGGAGGCCTGGTCGCTCCAGTACTGCGGGCGGACCAGGCTCACCGCCGACCGGCCGATGGCGGCCGTCGAGTTCTTCGAGTCCGCGATGGCCCTGTTCCGCCAGGTGAACTATCGACTCGGCGAGCACATCACCGCGTCCTTCCTCGGACTCGCCCTGCGCAGGCTCAAGCGGCTTCCCGAGGCGATCCGGCTCCTGCACGAGGTCACCGAGTACTTCCGCGAGGCGGACGACGGGACCCAGGACAACTCCCTGGCCGTCTCCCTGATGCGGCTCGGCGACACGCTGGAGATCGCGGGGCAGTTCTCCGAGGCCTATGACGCCTTCCGGGAGGCCGAGGCATTGTCGACCCGACTCGACGTCCCGTTGTGGGCGGCCGAGGCGGCATTCGGCTGCGGCCGGACGGCCGCCGAACTCGGCGAGCCCTCGGCCGCGCACCGTCATCTCGTGGTGGCCGCATCGGGCTTCGCCGCGTCCAACGACGACACGAGCCGAAACCAGGTCCTGCGTCGTCTCGCCACGCTGATCGAGACGGCGGACCCGCCCGTCGGCTGGACGGCGAGGCAGGACACGCTGGCCCTGCTCGACGGGCTGGACGGCGCGGCGGCTGCGGAGCTGACCGCGCTGATCTCCGGGAATCGGACGCAGGCGGCGGCACCACACGAATCGGCCGACGTGGAGACCGGCGAGGAGACGGCGAGCTGA
- a CDS encoding DUF397 domain-containing protein: protein MSKVSPSWRTSTRSGQHNCVEVRHGCDAIVIRDTKNRRGGTLVLGTAAFHAFLTTVKNEQMH, encoded by the coding sequence GTGAGCAAGGTTTCACCGAGCTGGCGCACGTCCACGCGAAGTGGCCAACACAACTGCGTCGAGGTGCGACACGGGTGCGACGCCATCGTGATCCGCGACACGAAGAACCGCCGAGGCGGCACCTTAGTACTGGGCACGGCGGCCTTCCACGCCTTCCTCACCACCGTCAAGAACGAGCAGATGCACTGA
- a CDS encoding DUF6247 family protein, giving the protein MTSRSTIRQPRRPRTGPAVWAALEVDDRSLFEHEFRAALEEVAETFDVGRLTEVVHRWRPHTVVTGCPPPNTGQRRAPVVQHDEADGIDWPPEAPDRA; this is encoded by the coding sequence ATGACTTCGCGCTCCACCATCCGGCAACCTCGCAGGCCTCGGACAGGGCCCGCCGTCTGGGCCGCGCTGGAGGTCGACGACCGAAGCCTGTTCGAGCACGAGTTCCGCGCCGCCCTGGAAGAGGTCGCCGAGACCTTCGATGTCGGCAGGCTGACCGAAGTGGTCCACCGCTGGCGGCCGCACACCGTGGTCACGGGCTGCCCGCCGCCGAACACCGGGCAGCGCCGAGCACCCGTCGTCCAGCACGACGAAGCCGACGGCATCGACTGGCCGCCGGAGGCACCGGACCGGGCCTGA
- a CDS encoding helix-turn-helix domain-containing protein — protein sequence MTAVEEAKALSHPLRLRILRLALDTPKTNRELAESLDVSPGTTLHHVRLLTEHGFLESTGVRRGTRGSREVPYLSTGKSWVLDFSDGDAHLPSPMTAASYAEYQEAPAADRFGEARLALRLTEPDLAEMRLRIAALVDEFRTRRAGPEGAPYALSWAVHRRSDSGPPTP from the coding sequence ATGACCGCCGTCGAGGAGGCCAAGGCGCTGAGCCATCCGCTCCGGCTGCGCATCCTCCGGCTTGCGCTGGACACTCCGAAGACCAACCGGGAGCTGGCGGAGAGTCTGGACGTGAGTCCCGGCACCACCCTGCATCATGTCCGGCTGCTCACCGAACACGGCTTCCTGGAGTCCACCGGGGTTCGCCGAGGCACGCGCGGCTCGCGTGAGGTGCCCTATCTGTCGACGGGCAAGAGCTGGGTCCTCGATTTCAGCGACGGCGACGCGCACCTGCCGAGTCCGATGACGGCGGCCTCCTATGCCGAGTACCAGGAGGCCCCGGCGGCGGATCGGTTCGGCGAGGCGCGGCTCGCTCTCCGGCTGACCGAGCCCGACCTGGCCGAGATGCGCCTGCGCATCGCGGCGCTCGTGGACGAGTTTCGGACCCGGCGGGCCGGCCCGGAGGGTGCGCCGTACGCGTTGTCCTGGGCTGTCCATCGGCGGTCCGACTCCGGACCACCGACGCCCTGA